In the Ilumatobacteraceae bacterium genome, one interval contains:
- a CDS encoding MBL fold metallo-hydrolase, with product MADPKDRLYFRQLLSGRDFATTDDLAAQMVNFVYAIGDRQTGECVLVDPAYDPAGLVDTVEADGMTVTGVLATHYHPDHVGGSMMGHGIAGVADLLERVSCPIHVQRDEVPWVTRTTGLEETDLVAHHSADVITVGEIEIQLVHTPGHTPGSQCFLVDGKLVSGDTLFLDGCGRTDLPGSDHALMIESLQRLSKFADDIVLYPGHRYSMASSATMGSVKQSNYVFDQVLGT from the coding sequence ATGGCCGACCCCAAGGATCGTCTCTACTTCCGCCAACTGCTCTCCGGTCGCGACTTCGCCACGACCGACGACCTCGCCGCCCAGATGGTCAACTTCGTCTACGCGATCGGCGACCGGCAGACCGGCGAGTGCGTGCTCGTCGACCCGGCGTACGACCCCGCCGGACTCGTCGACACCGTCGAGGCCGACGGCATGACCGTCACCGGGGTACTCGCGACCCACTACCACCCAGATCACGTGGGTGGTTCGATGATGGGTCACGGCATCGCCGGTGTCGCCGACCTGCTCGAACGGGTGTCGTGCCCGATCCACGTGCAGCGCGACGAGGTGCCGTGGGTGACCCGCACGACCGGGCTCGAGGAGACCGACCTGGTCGCCCACCACTCGGCCGACGTGATCACCGTCGGCGAGATCGAGATCCAGCTGGTGCACACACCGGGCCACACCCCGGGCAGCCAGTGTTTCCTCGTCGACGGCAAGCTGGTGTCGGGCGACACGCTGTTCCTCGACGGCTGCGGCCGTACCGACCTGCCGGGCAGCGACCACGCTCTCATGATCGAGAGCCTCCAACGGCTGAGCAAGTTCGCCGACGACATCGTGCTGTACCCCGGGCACCGCTACTCGATGGCGTCGAGCGCCACGATGGGGTCGGTCAAGCAGTCGAACTACGTGTTCGACCAGGTGCTCGGCACCTGA
- a CDS encoding type II toxin-antitoxin system PemK/MazF family toxin: MVAQAEIWLMETPNRKRRPVLIVSRDEVIPVLNNVVVAPVTSTLRDIPTCIRVGPDEGIDHDSVATFDNLAAVPKSVLTTRLGQLGSRGRRQICDALDAMANC, from the coding sequence GTGGTAGCCCAGGCCGAGATCTGGCTCATGGAAACACCGAATCGGAAACGCCGTCCCGTACTCATCGTCTCACGAGACGAAGTCATCCCCGTCCTCAACAACGTCGTCGTTGCACCGGTGACGAGCACACTGCGAGACATCCCGACCTGCATTCGCGTCGGGCCCGACGAAGGCATCGACCACGACAGCGTCGCCACCTTCGACAACCTCGCTGCAGTCCCGAAGTCAGTGCTCACGACGCGGCTCGGCCAACTCGGCAGTCGTGGGCGACGACAGATCTGCGATGCGCTCGACGCGATGGCCAACTGCTGA
- a CDS encoding carboxyl transferase domain-containing protein, with protein sequence MADTPAETTDVNSELQGTVVSIEVEVGSSVAAGATLALVESMKLHHDVVAPVSGVVRSIMVEIGSTVHPGDLMFGVGPGGDASRASDAAVDVGPKGLERHDLSDVLARRALGTDAARPDAVERRRSRGRRTARENVADLVDEGSFVEYGPLVVAAQAKRRTHDDLITRTPADGLIGGIGTVNGDRFSGRAAKAIAVSYDYTVMAGTQGHRNHRKKDRLFEVAEQLRLPIVFFTEGGGGRPGDTDTGGVTGLDCLAFLWFAQLSGTVPLVGVNAGYCFAGNAAILGCCDVVIATEDSNIGMGGPAMIEGGGLGVYEPGEIGPMSVQRRSGVVDLVATDEAHATALAKQYLSYLQGRVDDWTCVDQTELRDVVPVDRLRSYDVREAIERMFDDDSVLELRREFGIGMITALARVEGRPVGVIANNPAHLAGAIDSDGSDKAARFMQLCDAHGLPIVTLVDTPGMMVGPDVEATALVRHCSRLFVTGANLSVPMVSLVLRKSYGLGAQAMMGGSTKAPLACVAWPTGEFGGMGLEGAVRLGYRKELDACETDDDRDALFQELVDKLYEHGKALSIAEYFEIDDVIDPAESRRWITTLLESAPPRPEGVQPRPNIDTW encoded by the coding sequence ATGGCCGACACCCCCGCCGAGACGACCGACGTCAACTCCGAACTCCAGGGCACCGTGGTGTCGATCGAGGTGGAGGTCGGCAGTTCGGTGGCCGCCGGCGCGACGCTGGCGCTCGTCGAATCGATGAAGCTGCACCACGACGTGGTCGCCCCTGTCTCCGGCGTCGTGCGGTCGATCATGGTCGAGATCGGTTCGACGGTGCATCCCGGTGACCTCATGTTCGGTGTCGGGCCGGGTGGTGATGCGTCGCGTGCATCGGACGCGGCCGTCGATGTCGGCCCGAAGGGGCTCGAACGCCACGACCTCTCCGACGTGCTGGCTCGCCGCGCGCTCGGCACCGACGCGGCTCGACCCGACGCCGTCGAACGACGCCGCTCACGCGGTCGCCGAACCGCGAGAGAGAACGTCGCCGATCTCGTCGACGAGGGTTCGTTCGTGGAGTACGGCCCACTGGTCGTCGCCGCGCAGGCCAAACGGCGCACCCACGACGACCTGATCACCCGCACGCCCGCCGACGGCCTGATCGGCGGCATCGGCACCGTCAACGGCGACCGGTTCTCGGGGCGGGCGGCCAAGGCGATCGCCGTCTCGTACGACTACACGGTGATGGCCGGCACCCAGGGGCATCGCAACCATCGCAAGAAGGACCGCCTGTTCGAGGTGGCCGAGCAGCTGCGGCTGCCGATCGTGTTCTTCACCGAGGGTGGTGGCGGCCGACCTGGCGACACCGACACCGGGGGAGTGACCGGTCTCGACTGCCTGGCGTTCCTGTGGTTCGCCCAACTGTCGGGCACCGTGCCGCTCGTCGGGGTGAACGCCGGGTACTGCTTCGCGGGCAACGCGGCGATCCTCGGGTGCTGCGACGTCGTGATCGCCACCGAAGACTCCAATATCGGCATGGGTGGCCCCGCCATGATCGAGGGCGGCGGTCTCGGCGTGTACGAGCCCGGCGAGATCGGTCCGATGTCGGTCCAGCGAAGGAGCGGGGTCGTCGATCTCGTGGCCACCGACGAGGCGCACGCCACGGCGCTCGCCAAGCAGTACCTGTCGTACTTGCAGGGCCGGGTCGACGACTGGACGTGCGTCGACCAGACCGAACTGCGCGACGTCGTGCCCGTCGACCGCCTGCGGAGCTATGACGTACGCGAGGCGATCGAGCGGATGTTCGACGACGACTCGGTGCTCGAACTCCGCCGCGAGTTCGGGATCGGGATGATCACGGCGCTCGCCCGGGTCGAGGGGCGACCGGTCGGCGTCATCGCCAACAACCCGGCCCATCTCGCCGGAGCGATCGACAGCGACGGATCCGACAAGGCGGCCCGCTTCATGCAGCTCTGCGATGCGCACGGCTTGCCGATCGTCACGCTTGTCGACACGCCCGGCATGATGGTCGGGCCCGACGTCGAGGCCACCGCGCTCGTCCGCCATTGCAGTCGCCTGTTCGTCACCGGCGCCAATCTGAGCGTGCCGATGGTGTCGCTGGTGCTGCGCAAGTCGTACGGCCTCGGTGCCCAGGCGATGATGGGTGGCTCGACCAAGGCCCCGCTGGCGTGCGTGGCGTGGCCGACCGGCGAGTTCGGTGGCATGGGGCTGGAGGGAGCGGTGCGCCTGGGCTATCGCAAAGAGCTCGACGCCTGCGAGACCGACGACGATCGCGACGCGCTGTTCCAGGAGTTGGTCGACAAGCTGTACGAGCACGGCAAGGCGTTGAGCATCGCCGAGTACTTCGAGATCGACGACGTGATCGACCCGGCCGAGAGCCGCCGCTGGATCACCACCCTGCTCGAGTCGGCGCCGCCCCGTCCCGAGGGCGTGCAGCCGCGGCCCAACATCGACACGTGGTGA
- a CDS encoding DUF402 domain-containing protein, translated as MTEVVEAASASGRWEPGTTIVRREVLGLDPVAGDDGHASAPWVGSVWMEMPVRVVEDSDDALVVHVESGAPFTFPDGPWPADGRHPWSGRSGWHGHGCLMVQRPGDHHAIWHFWTGPERTFACWYVNLQTAFRRTADAIETQDLELDLVVAPDGSWEMKDWDLLDRRVTEGRFTVDVAVAVRRLGVRLGRELDAGRLWWDLDWQHWTPDDAAWAATCVACGSSATQGWDTGSGRVRMCVPCATAHDIGCP; from the coding sequence GTGACCGAGGTGGTGGAAGCGGCATCCGCGAGCGGGCGGTGGGAGCCGGGTACGACGATCGTGCGACGCGAGGTGCTCGGCCTCGACCCGGTCGCAGGTGACGACGGCCACGCCAGCGCGCCATGGGTCGGCAGTGTGTGGATGGAGATGCCGGTTCGCGTCGTCGAGGACTCCGACGATGCGCTCGTGGTCCATGTCGAGTCGGGTGCACCCTTCACGTTTCCGGACGGCCCCTGGCCGGCCGATGGCCGGCACCCGTGGTCTGGTCGATCCGGCTGGCACGGTCACGGCTGCCTGATGGTTCAGCGGCCGGGCGACCACCATGCGATCTGGCACTTCTGGACGGGGCCCGAGCGGACGTTCGCGTGCTGGTACGTCAACCTCCAGACCGCGTTCCGACGCACCGCAGATGCGATCGAGACCCAGGATCTCGAGCTCGATCTGGTCGTCGCGCCCGACGGTTCGTGGGAGATGAAGGACTGGGATCTGCTGGATCGCCGAGTCACCGAGGGCCGCTTCACGGTCGACGTGGCCGTGGCCGTCCGGCGACTGGGCGTTCGCCTCGGCCGCGAACTCGACGCCGGCCGCCTCTGGTGGGATCTCGACTGGCAGCACTGGACCCCCGACGATGCAGCCTGGGCCGCGACCTGCGTCGCCTGCGGCTCGTCGGCTACCCAGGGCTGGGATACGGGATCCGGTCGCGTACGCATGTGTGTCCCGTGCGCCACCGCCCACGACATCGGTTGCCCCTGA